A window of Megalops cyprinoides isolate fMegCyp1 chromosome 13, fMegCyp1.pri, whole genome shotgun sequence genomic DNA:
GACTCTAGATGAATGGCAGATAGAATAAATCAAGGCATATCGATAGTGATCAGTGTCAGAACCAAGCAGGTCTCACTGCTATTGGATGTTTATCAGCACCAGCCTGTACTAGAACTCTTTAGATGAAACAATGCAGGGTCAGAACTATCCATAGGAAGAACTGAGAGTCCTGAAAGCAAAAATGTCAGGAAGCCTCATACTACTGAATTAATGTTACTGAACATCCAGAACGTAtaacaaaactatttacaggTACTGTTTGCAGTGTGATTAATATGTTGTATTGATCAgttagaaatgaaaatgttagtCTTTCTtctaaatatataatattaactAATATAATTgttaatgcatttgtatgttCTCAGCTGTTATGAAATGATCGACAGGCTAATTCTAATTCATGATCATGTGTGTACTCGTGTAATGTATGTATCAAAACATAAAactctaatttaaaaaaaattactgaccAGGCTCAAAATGCCAATATTTCAAGACATACACAATCAACCTTTTcaaccacagaaaaacatataAAGTCTGAAATTTAGATCAAAGAGGTCACTCACTTTGACTGTTAGGAAGGTGATGTTACCAAACTGCTGGTAAAACCCAGCAATTTGGCTGTCGAAAAGCCAGCGCTGGTAGCTGGCGGTTGTctggaaatggaaacaaaaagcaGTTATATCAGAGAGCACAGAAGGggaacagaaaaaagggaaaacaaaaaaataaggaaaaaaagaaacctatAAAAACTGGCATAGGATTTTGCCACCTTTGTTTGACCCTGTtaataatgaacaaatgaatagCTAATAAATGTCATGATGCTTGAGCTAAGGTTTCCTTATGATGATCAAAGCTTGTCGTTTTCCCCACCAAAACCTCATCATGGTGAAGCTCACCAAACCGCATCAACCCAACAACGGGGTCTATTTAGAAACTGTGAAACATTGCTGCGGAAAATAATTACCAGAAACCAGAACACCTGTCAGATGTCATAAAACACATCACCAAATGCGCAGAATCAACGCTGGTTTCGActttcaatttcagtttgcaAGAAAATTTGAAGCGGTAACTAAGCACCAGCCGGTGACAAACCCCTGACTGCAGCCATACGTAAGCCCCCTAACCCCACTCCCAACCCCCCAGGCATCTGCATAACCACTACCCCCCCACCTCCATACCTTCATGTTGAGCTGCTCCACGAACCACTGGTCCCCCAGGAAGTTGCAGGCCATGTCAGTGTCCCCGTTGTACACCAGCGCCCTCACACCCAGGCCGAGCAGCTTCAGGTACACGTCCCTCACCGTCCTGTACTTGTTTACATACTGGCTGCCCACGTCATCGCTGCACAGAAAGAGCACAGAGCCGGGTCTGAAGCCAGCGCCCTACAGCGCATTACAACCCGGGGAGGGGAACCGAACACAATGGCTGAACGTCAAAGACACCGGTGAGGTTATGATGGGGAGCACAGATGCTGAAGTTTGCACTGCATAAACTTTGGGACACTGCACTCACTGTGGCACTAAAAATACAGCTGATGCACTTCATCAACCCTGCAAAACAGCATGCAAGCTacagcagctagctagttacaacACCCAATGCTCACTTGGTCCTGTAGAGAGTGTTGAAGGAGGAAGCCTGCGTGTGTTTTCAGATCCAACGTAAATAGTAAAAGCCCCAGAGGTCCTGGTGGCTCTGGCCGATCGGATCCGTCACCTGCAGAGAAACCCGGCACCATGCAAGaggcctaaccctaaccctaaccctcaccccaTCCCCACACCCACCTGCAGATGTCCCAGGGCGGCAGGGTGTCAGGGATGTGCAGGGCCTTGCGCACGTCCCCGCGGTTCAGCCAGGTCATCTGGGCGGTGCTGTTGATGCAGGGCGGTACCTCCTGCAAAGCCGGGCCTGACCTGGTCTGAACCCCGCCCCCAGAAACCAACTGCAATGACCACAACAAGAgtgccacacagctgtgtgaatgtcaCCTCTCTCAGAGCTCACCGTTATGCCAACAAACCCCTGATAGGGGTTTCAGTTCagagtgtgctgtgttttcaggtgttACATCCTTGTATCTTTAATTTTTACAATCGTGTATGTTTAGGCATGTgtctttatacatttttaatgttggaCATATAGACATAATAGTGTTCACAAAGTgtcatgaattatttttatattatttttccattaacGTCGCATGGGTGCTAGGTGTGCTGTGTATAGACTATGTGGTCATGAAGACCAACACAGACaacatgctgtttattttcctgtgaCCACAACAGGACCAGgatctgtgttttttcagtcttcAGTTTATGTTTCTTGGGCTCCTGACTTCATTTGGCCCGGTCCTGTTGGGGTCACGCAGAGAGGATTCATGAATGGGCTGCTCACGTTTTCGGCATCCCACTGCTTCCTGTAGTTCTGGAAGAGGTTGAGCATGGTCCTGCGGTAGGACCCTGTGGTCCTTGCTCCACCAGCACAGTCCAGGTACAGCGCATATTCATTCAGCCCCGATTCATAGACAACACTGAAAGCCTCACCAACCTGCAACAGTCAGAGGGAAGtgaagtaagtgtgtgtgtgtgtgtaggcgtCTGGCCAACAGCACTTTAACAAGAGCGGCAGGGACTAAAGTCTAGCCATCACAAAAGGCTAAACCACAAATGGCTAAACAAAAGACTGTCATGTGACAGTCCATCACATGATCGACTGTCTccagtgagtgtgtatgtgtgagatagagagagagaacacatgagggtgtgtgcgtgtgtgtgtgtgtgtgtgtgcgtgtgcgtgtgtgtgtgtgtgcgtgtgtgtgtgtgtgtgcgtgtgtgtgcatgtatgtgtgtgcgtgtgtgtgtgcgtgtgtgtatgtgtgtgcgcgtgtgtgtgcgtgtgtgcgtgtgtgtgcgtgtgtgcgtgtgtgtgcgtgtgtgtgtgtgtgtgtgtgtgtgcgtgcatgtgtgtgcgtgcgtgtgtgtgtgtgtgtgtgcgtgcatgtgtgtgcgtgcgtgtgtgtgcgtgtatgtgtgtgcgtgtgtgtgtgtgtgtgtgtgcgtgtatgtgtgtgcgtgtgtgtgtgtgtgtgtgtgtgtgtgtgcgtgtgtgcgtgtgtgtgtatgtgtgtatgtgtgtgtgtgtgtgagtgtgtgtgtgtgtgtgtgtgtgtgtgtgtgtgtgtgtgtgtatgtgtgtgtgtgtgcgtgtgtgtgtgcgtgtgtgtgtgtgtatgtgtgcgtgcatgttccAGTGCTTTATTCTGAGGACGTGGTTACCAGCTGCACGCAGGCCTTCATGGAGTTGTTGTAAAAGTTGCAGGTGCCATCTTTACAGCAGTTGCTATTCAGGTCCGCCCAGAGTCTGCGGAAGACAGTGGCAGCGTTCTTACTCAGCGATTAGGACAAGTCAGCTCGGTAGGTTCCAGTGATTTGCCACTGAGGCGACAAGGTATTCCCAAAGCCCTGCCCCCACCGATATCAAACTACAGAAACATACAGCAAACATCACAATGTGTAAAGTTAAACCTAGCTACCCTGGTCAAGGACTATTATACCTGCTGATCAGGTATTCCGGAACATTCAGTGATAGAGACCTGTCAATCACGGGTTTTGTACACGGCGTGTTCACAGGGAGTGAGTCTGAGACCTCTGTAAAGAACAGAAAGGGATCTTACTGCTCTCCGAAGAGGCCGTGGTAGTATCCGAAGTAGATGAGAGACTGATCGTTGAGAGCGAAGCTGCTGATGCCGTTTCCAACGGCAAAGCcctgctcaaacacacaggaaacaaagaaacagcaccTTTGCTTACATGCAGCTCCAATGCCAACACCAGCACTGTGCCCCTTACTTACATCCCACCCTCACTCAGCATCCCGTTACCTTGAAGTTGATCTTAGCGGCACCCCCTGTGGCCACCCTGAGGCTGAGTGTGGGGGCGTAGATCCCTCCGTAACTCTCGCCGAATATGTAGAACTCGTTCTGGGTGAAGTTGGGAAACTTGGCGAAGAAGCTCTGCAGAGCCAGGTAGTTGTTGTCGGCCACCTGGGGGGGGTGTGAGACGTTTCGCAGGACTGCGTCATTGGAATTAGCCAGCATGCAGGGAGCTAgaccattttaataaaaataaaatgaaagtctGACACATAGGGCCACAGCATTTACTAATGACAGTGGCATGAAACAGCTTGATGTATAGGTGCCCGCCCTCCCCAATAATAACccccatctcttcctctgtgaaaaCGAACACCAAGCTGAGAAACAAGAGTAACGTCTTTTGTGTCTTACATTTGACCGAACATAAATGCTTGCAGTGCCAGGGCAGATATTCTGACCACTAGGCTACACGAACTGTTCTCCAAATTCATGAAGCTTGTAGGTTTTGTTCTTGGCATGGCTGGACCCTGTTCCATACCCACCTCATCATCATCTGTCTTATACTGGCCGTCATCAGAATAGGAATAGCCAACGCCCGCCGGTGACTCCAGGTATAGCATATTAGCGACTTTGTTCCAGCTGAATTCATTCTGGTACAGAGTGGCACCGTCATCGTTCACCTGcccaaaaaaagtaaaagaagcTAAAAGGGACACCTGTTTTGCCCTTTTTCCTCCGAGAGGAGAAAATGGCTCAGAAGTGTAACTTGAAAGTAGGAGTcctgaacagacagcagtgtacatttgtttttcttaatgtGTTTGTGGAAAAGCGGATATTGTAACCTGACATTGATATTTAAGTTAGTCCTTGTTTCTGTAACAGAAAGAAGCTCTATCCAGTGGGACTTCCCTGCCAAACAATTCCGACCCCAGATTTATGTTGGATGGGGAATGAGGAGTATAACAGCGTTTGCGCTCACGTGAAAAGGTCCGTTCTCTGAGAGGAACCCGTCCAGCGAGCTGCAGCCTGGCCCCCCATTCAGCCACAGCACAACAGGGTCTTTCGCTGCGTCCCTCTGAGATGTCACAAACCTGTCAACAAGAAGACATCTTGAAAACCCACCTAATGCTGTATAATTTACTGCATAATGGTACAGAAGTGATTAGCAATGTCCATTTACATCACACATTTGTTTGACATAAGGTGCATGTTACATCCAAGGCAACTCAAAGTGTCAGCAatttactacatttacatttattcatttggcagatgctttcatccaaagcgacttacaagtgaggcagagcaacaacacaagcaaaaaaaaaatctctgggGAGTGTTATGGTATTATATATTAGACATGGCACATGGGTGCGTGATTgtactgacaaaataaaaagtaaagaaTAAAAAGTACAAAGCAGAGTTTTACTGCCGTGGTCATACGATACTGAGTGCAGTGCTCGGTCAGCAGACCACATGCTGCCCTCAGCACGGGAAGAAATACTTTGCAGGGTTTTCTCCATGTAAAACGTCATAGGTTGTTAATTTACACTAGTTAGCCTAGTCAAAGTCTTCAGACCTATCCCTGGAAGAAATACGCATTGTGGTactgacaaaactgaaaacacgCCAAAACTGAAAACACGCCGGTGGTTCAACCTGTTTTCCAAGCTTTGTAGCTAGCGAGCGAGCTAACATCAAGGAGGAAGTAGCCACAGCCAGCGAAGCTAAGATGAAGTACAACTTCTGACCAGCACATCAACTGCACCGCGTGAAAATAGAGCTCTCTTTAATCTTAAATGTTGCTGCTTACCAGTAATGGAGATACTTCCCAGGACTCGCTTTCAGATACCCGGACCACTGTCTGTAGTTGGGTTTGAAGGACATCCCCGGCAGATCCGTCACCTCGTCCGGGTCATACACAGCCCAGGTGACACCGCACAACACGAGGGAAAGACACGCCAAACTACGCAAAAACATTCTGATTACAGTCCACAAACGCAAACAGGGGCCGCTCCTCAAAAGGTGGAAAACATGCGTTCAAAGGGaagcaaaaatatcaaaaatatcaGACCGTATAACGATATAGCTATCTGTATCTATAAAGTTTTCCTCGAGATCCACTCTCCCCGGTTCGAACGATCAAGTCATATGATCGCGTCACGTGAGTATCTAAATGGTCATGTGATCATGACGGACTTCGCACGGTCTGATACACGCCCCCCTTATAACGCTGAACGTCCTTGCTGTGCGCTTGTACCTTGCTCGGTTCTGCAGAACTAGAAAGTTAGACTTTTTCCACAAGAAGCACATCGTACTTTAGCAATATACCTGGAGTTAAATTGATTACGTATAGTTATGTTCATGTGATAGTTTACATAAATTTAACAGCATCCCTCGGTATCAATGCCCTTACTTAGAAACCATGTCAGCATTTCCAAGGCATCTATATATTTCTTCAAATAACTATttgaagaaacacagacagccttGAGCATATATTTTTCTAAGTGTCAGCCTACGTTTATTATATAATGTGTTCTTACTGGGATGTATCAAATGTGGTTATGAGTTTTGTCGTAAAGCTATtaaaacacagatgaaatgTGTCCTGCATATCTGTAAACAAAGTCTTTCTTAGTTTTCTGTATTTACCTGTATTACTTCTTTGTGGTTAACTAAGCAATACGTTACTTAGTTAACTGTTTGCATCTTGCAACAGTACTTATGTAATACACTGCGAGAGGGTTATGTGCCGGGGCTAATTTGCAGGTCGGAGTTATTTTAGCAAATGTGTCAGTTATTGTCATGTAGTCTTACAAATTTTAACATGCACTTGTGAATAGCACGATAGCACAGTATAATCCTTGAATAAATCACGCAACAGTTGTCAACCTTCCAAGAGTGTAATTCTTTTCTTAGATATTTTCACACGCGTTTATTTAAACTCTTCGTGTATCACTTGTAGGTCAGCTGTAAACGCTTTGTTCCTGTACAAAGCAACAACCTCGCCAATTGCGTGCAGTACTGATCACTGATCCAATCATCTATTTTTGACAAGCAATGGGAAACTGGCAGCACGCGTCTGAACGCGCAAGGGGGAGCTCGCACGATTATGCGATAGCTCGCCATATTACGTCATACACTATGCAATGATGTTTATTGGGCTCTCTGGTTCCGAAAGATTCTA
This region includes:
- the si:ch211-122f10.4 gene encoding cathepsin A-like isoform X1, producing MFLRSLACLSLVLCGVTWAVYDPDEVTDLPGMSFKPNYRQWSGYLKASPGKYLHYWFVTSQRDAAKDPVVLWLNGGPGCSSLDGFLSENGPFHVNDDGATLYQNEFSWNKVANMLYLESPAGVGYSYSDDGQYKTDDDEVADNNYLALQSFFAKFPNFTQNEFYIFGESYGGIYAPTLSLRVATGGAAKINFKGFAVGNGISSFALNDQSLIYFGYYHGLFGEQLWADLNSNCCKDGTCNFYNNSMKACVQLVGEAFSVVYESGLNEYALYLDCAGGARTTGSYRRTMLNLFQNYRKQWDAENLVSGGGVQTRSGPALQEVPPCINSTAQMTWLNRGDVRKALHIPDTLPPWDICSDDVGSQYVNKYRTVRDVYLKLLGLGVRALVYNGDTDMACNFLGDQWFVEQLNMKTTASYQRWLFDSQIAGFYQQFGNITFLTVKGAGHMVPQWAPGPAFHMFQSFLSSTPY
- the si:ch211-122f10.4 gene encoding cathepsin A-like isoform X2; this translates as MFLRSLACLSLVLCGVTWAVYDPDEVTDLPGMSFKPNYRQWSGYLKASPGKYLHYWFVTSQRDAAKDPVVLWLNGGPGCSSLDGFLSENGPFHVNDDGATLYQNEFSWNKVANMLYLESPAGVGYSYSDDGQYKTDDDEVADNNYLALQSFFAKFPNFTQNEFYIFGESYGGIYAPTLSLRVATGGAAKINFKGFAVGNGISSFALNDQSLIYFGYYHGLFGEQLWADLNSNCCKDGTCNFYNNSMKACVQLVGEAFSVVYESGLNEYALYLDCAGGARTTGSYRRTMLNLFQNYRKQWDAENTRSGPALQEVPPCINSTAQMTWLNRGDVRKALHIPDTLPPWDICSDDVGSQYVNKYRTVRDVYLKLLGLGVRALVYNGDTDMACNFLGDQWFVEQLNMKTTASYQRWLFDSQIAGFYQQFGNITFLTVKGAGHMVPQWAPGPAFHMFQSFLSSTPY